From a region of the Zingiber officinale cultivar Zhangliang chromosome 10B, Zo_v1.1, whole genome shotgun sequence genome:
- the LOC122029777 gene encoding rust resistance kinase Lr10-like, with the protein MSTTVWDSPQNDDFSSTASKTFNGFLTAVIVTSVLSIVSFVIVVVLIIRCVNKHGLPVISVNASIPVASSTTPAYHTITNEQIRNTTVENFLNEIAREKPIRFTSQQLALFTGNYATQLGAGGFGSVYKGELPNGVPVAVKVFRGNLDHGVEEQFMAEVGTMGRTYHINLVRLYGFCFDAAVRALVYEYMEKGSLDKYLYDKDRKLNWETLHEVAIGTAMGIRYLHEECQQKIIHYDIKPGNILLDSNFNPKVADFGLAKLMNRVASHVTLTGNRGTPGYMAPEIWMNLPVTHKCDVYSFGMLLFDVVGRKWNRGAATGSGTESLRWFPKFVYQKFEGGALGEIISSCEIEEDNREEAERMCKVALWCVQMNADARPPMSKVVKMLEGEMEIVPVPMNDPFPYLNGAGPEFDVWNEGGTTTGSSLSNYSATTPIMRKYEIEVETRN; encoded by the exons ATGTCAACGACTGTCTGGGATTCGCCTCAGAATGACGATTTCAGTTCCACTGCCAGCAAAACCTTCAACGGGTTCCTAACCGCCGTGATTG TAACATCGGTGCTCAGCATCGTCTCCTTCGTCATCGTCGTCGTGCTAATCATCAGGTGCGTCAACAAGCATGGCTTACCGGTGATCAGCGTCAACGCATCAATTCCGGTGGCATCGTCGACGACTCCAGCCTATCATACGATTACCAACGAGCAAATAAGGAATACAACGGTGGAGAATTTCCTGAATGAAATAGCCAGGGAGAAGCCCATCAGATTCACTTCTCAGCAGCTCGCTCTCTTCACCGGCAACTACGCCACCCAGCTGGGCGCCGGCGGATTCGGATCGGTGTACAAAGGCGAATTACCCAACGGCGTGCCGGTGGCGGTCAAGGTCTTCCGCGGCAATCTGGACCATGGCGTCGAGGAGCAGTTCATGGCGGAAGTGGGCACGATGGGGAGAACCTACCACATCAATCTCGTCCGCCTCTACGGCTTCTGCTTCGACGCCGCCGTGAGAGCGCTCGTATACGAGTACATGGAGAAAGGCTCGCTGGACAAATACTTGTACGATAAGGACCGAAAGCTGAATTGGGAGACGCTGCACGAGGTAGCCATCGGCACGGCCATGGGAATCAGGTACCTGCACGAGGAGTGCCAACAGAAGATCATTCACTACGATATTAAGCCTGGGAACATCCTCCTCGACTCCAATTTCAATCCCAAAGTGGCCGATTTCGGACTAGCCAAGCTGATGAACAGGGTGGCCAGCCACGTCACCTTGACCGGAAACAGGGGTACGCCCGGCTACATGGCGCCGGAGATATGGATGAATTTGCCGGTGACGCACAAGTGCGACGTGTACAGTTTCGGGATGCTGTTGTTTGACGTAGTAGGGAGGAAGTGGAACCGCGGTGCTGCCACCGGCAGCGGCACTGAGAGCCTGCGGTGGTTTCCCAAGTTCGTGTATCAGAAATTCGAGGGCGGCGCATTGGGGGAGATCATATCCAGCTGTGAGATCGAGGAAGACAACAGAGAGGAGGCGGAGAGGATGTGCAAAGTGGCTTTGTGGTGCGTGCAGATGAATGCGGACGCGAGGCCTCCGATGAGTAAGGTGGTGAAGATGTTGGAAGGGGAGATGGAGATCGTTCCGGTGCCCATGAATGATCCATTTCCCTATTTGAACGGAGCAGGTCCGGAATTTGATGTGTGGAACGAAGGCGGCACCACCACCGGCTCGTCGTTGAGCAATTACAGTGCGACTACGCCCATCATGCGCAAATATGAGATCGAAGTCGAAACTCGCAACTGA